The following proteins are co-located in the Hevea brasiliensis isolate MT/VB/25A 57/8 chromosome 11, ASM3005281v1, whole genome shotgun sequence genome:
- the LOC110650228 gene encoding psbP domain-containing protein 5, chloroplastic isoform X3 yields MAMVLLCSPSLLPPHHFLRNQSRTLLSEKKCKLKEKILIRSCASSSSSSKPNSLDGFFRRDFVLFGLSSSISIFFPSLGSLAEEYLRMDSLVDEINAYTYLYPVELPSKKVIFKWVESRKPERYSSAAPLSPDARLRIVSERVDIIDNLIISVTFIKSKDKGTWTAKDVADSVLSDKSALRVTSSQRLAESSVLDTHTSVTDGEPYWYYEYLVRKSPTKIAQESNLYWHYISSTVERDVSTGKILFHWWNYIQLSLLKCSAYFADMASPFSGLLFTHKELNCRLSVYNKCFNS; encoded by the exons ATGGCAATGGTTCTTCTCTGCTCACCGTCTCTTCTCCCACCTCATCATTTTCTCAG GAATCAGAGTAGAACCTTGCTAAGCGAgaagaaatgcaagttaaaagagAAGATACTGATTCGCTCatgtgcttcttcttcttcttcttcgaaACCCAATTCACTAGATGGGTTTTTCAGAAGGGATTTCGTGCTTTTTGGTCTATCTTCTTCCATATCTATTTTCTTTCCATCTTTGG GGTCCCTTGCAGAGGAATATCTAAGAATGGACTCTTTGGTTGATGAAATAAATGCTTATACTTATTTATACCCAGTAGAGTTGCCATCTAAAAAGGTCATCTTTAAATG GGTAGAATCCAGAAAGCCAGAACGATATTCATCAGCTGCACCATTGTCTC CTGATGCACGCCTGCGCATTGTGTCTGAGCGTGTTGACATTATTGATAACTTGATCATCTCGGTTACA TTCATAAAATCTAAGGACAAGGGTACCTGGACTGCAAAAGATGTTGCCGATTCTGTTTTGTCAGACAAGTCTGCGCTG CGAGTCACCTCAAGTCAGCGATTGGCTGAGAGTTCAGTTCTTGATACCCATACCAGTGTA ACTGATGGTGAACCATACTGGTATTATGAATACCTTGTACGCAAGTCACCCACAAAAATT GCTCAAGAGTCAAATCTTTATTGGCACTATATTTCTTCAACAGTTGAACGAGATG TTTCAACTGGTAAGATCCTATTTCACTGGTGGAACTATATTCAATTGTCGCTCTTGAAATGTTCTGCATATTTTGCAGATATGGCTTCTCCATTTTCTGGACTTCTATTCACTCATAAGGAACTTAATTGCAGGTTATCTGTATACAATAAATGCTTCAACTCTTAG
- the LOC131170582 gene encoding uncharacterized protein LOC131170582: MVGGGRRDEGSLVINNTNVFAALETLRKKKKSDKERGTSKSGKGSSKSQQPEQQNKEPEPEVFWAPAPLNAKSWADVEDEDDDDYFATTAPPQAVWGSSEPHQSDDKPTNIEESESEEDILDEGDDEVDEDHDHEPEVPMHSEPVVKKLPEVMAVPKETERQLSKKERKKKELEELEALLADFGVSQKDSNGPDQSRDAAQERKDAEHNAEGEKKESASGESKTAKKKKKKDKSKEVKEPQDQLNSTEANNGAEEALGTEQVEDSSAVDVKERLKRMTSAKKKKSSKEMDNAAKAAAQEAAARSAKLAAAKKKEKNHYNQQPVR; encoded by the exons ATGGTTGGGGGAGGCAGGAGAGATGAGGGATCGCTGGTGATCAATAACACTAACGTGTTTGCAGCCCTTGAgactttgaggaagaagaagaagtctgACAAGGAGCGTGGGACATCAAAGAGCGGCAAAGGGTCTTCCAAATCTCAGCAACCTGAACAGCAAAATAAGGAACCTGAGCCTGAAGTTTTCTGGGCCCCTGCCCCGCTTAATGCCAAATCATGGGCTGATGTGGAGGATGAGGATGATGACGATTACTTTGCAACCACTGCTCCACCTCAAGCTGTATGGGGTTCCTCGGAGCCACATCAGAGTGATGATAAGCCCACCAACATTGAG GAAAGCGAGAGTGAGGAAGATATTTTAGATGAAGGTGATGATGAAGTGGATGAAGACCATGACCATGAACCAGAGGTTCCAATGCATTCTGAGCCAGTGGTGAAGAAGCTTCCTGAAGTTATGGCAGTGCCTAAGGAGACAGAAAGGCAACTTTCAaagaaggaaaggaagaagaaggaaCTTGAAGAGCTAGAGGCCCTTTTGGCTGATTTTGGAGTTAGCCAGAAGGATAGCAATGGCCCAGATCAGTCGCGTG ATGCTGCTCAAGAAAGAAAAGATGCAGAGCACAATGCAGAGGGCGAAAAGAAGGAAAGTGCCTCTGGAGAGTCCAAAACtgccaagaagaagaaaaagaaggatAAATCAAAGGAGGTGAAAGAACCCCAGGATCAGTTGAACAGTACTGAAGCCAACAATGGGGCAGAAGAAGCTCTTGGAACTGAACAGGTAGAAGATTCTTCTGCCGTTGATGTGAAGGAGCGGCTAAAGAGAATGACATCTGCTAAGAAGAAAAAATCTAGTAAAGAGATGGATAATGCTGCAAAAGCTGCTGCTCAAGAGGCTGCTGCAAGAAGCGCAAAGCTTGCTGCAGccaagaagaaagagaagaaCCATTACAACCAACAGCCAGTGCGGTAA
- the LOC110650228 gene encoding psbP domain-containing protein 5, chloroplastic isoform X4 translates to MAMVLLCSPSLLPPHHFLRNQSRTLLSEKKCKLKEKILIRSCASSSSSSKPNSLDGFFRRDFVLFGLSSSISIFFPSLGSLAEEYLRMDSLVDEINAYTYLYPVELPSKKVIFKWVESRKPERYSSAAPLSRPPNFQFIKSKDKGTWTAKDVADSVLSDKSALRVTSSQRLAESSVLDTHTSVTDGEPYWYYEYLVRKSPTKIAQESNLYWHYISSTVERDVSTGKILFHWWNYIQLSLLKCSAYFADMASPFSGLLFTHKELNCRLSVYNKCFNS, encoded by the exons ATGGCAATGGTTCTTCTCTGCTCACCGTCTCTTCTCCCACCTCATCATTTTCTCAG GAATCAGAGTAGAACCTTGCTAAGCGAgaagaaatgcaagttaaaagagAAGATACTGATTCGCTCatgtgcttcttcttcttcttcttcgaaACCCAATTCACTAGATGGGTTTTTCAGAAGGGATTTCGTGCTTTTTGGTCTATCTTCTTCCATATCTATTTTCTTTCCATCTTTGG GGTCCCTTGCAGAGGAATATCTAAGAATGGACTCTTTGGTTGATGAAATAAATGCTTATACTTATTTATACCCAGTAGAGTTGCCATCTAAAAAGGTCATCTTTAAATG GGTAGAATCCAGAAAGCCAGAACGATATTCATCAGCTGCACCATTGTCTC GTCCCCCAAATTTTCAGTTCATAAAATCTAAGGACAAGGGTACCTGGACTGCAAAAGATGTTGCCGATTCTGTTTTGTCAGACAAGTCTGCGCTG CGAGTCACCTCAAGTCAGCGATTGGCTGAGAGTTCAGTTCTTGATACCCATACCAGTGTA ACTGATGGTGAACCATACTGGTATTATGAATACCTTGTACGCAAGTCACCCACAAAAATT GCTCAAGAGTCAAATCTTTATTGGCACTATATTTCTTCAACAGTTGAACGAGATG TTTCAACTGGTAAGATCCTATTTCACTGGTGGAACTATATTCAATTGTCGCTCTTGAAATGTTCTGCATATTTTGCAGATATGGCTTCTCCATTTTCTGGACTTCTATTCACTCATAAGGAACTTAATTGCAGGTTATCTGTATACAATAAATGCTTCAACTCTTAG
- the LOC110650228 gene encoding psbP domain-containing protein 5, chloroplastic isoform X5: MAMVLLCSPSLLPPHHFLRNQSRTLLSEKKCKLKEKILIRSCASSSSSSKPNSLDGFFRRDFVLFGLSSSISIFFPSLGSLAEEYLRMDSLVDEINAYTYLYPVELPSKKVIFKWVESRKPERYSSAAPLSPDARLRIVSERVDIIDNLIISVTIGPPNFQFIKSKDKGTWTAKDVADSVLSDKSALRVTSSQRLAESSVLDTHTSVTDGEPYWYYEYLVRKSPTKIAQESNLYWHYISSTVERDDMASPFSGLLFTHKELNCRLSVYNKCFNS; encoded by the exons ATGGCAATGGTTCTTCTCTGCTCACCGTCTCTTCTCCCACCTCATCATTTTCTCAG GAATCAGAGTAGAACCTTGCTAAGCGAgaagaaatgcaagttaaaagagAAGATACTGATTCGCTCatgtgcttcttcttcttcttcttcgaaACCCAATTCACTAGATGGGTTTTTCAGAAGGGATTTCGTGCTTTTTGGTCTATCTTCTTCCATATCTATTTTCTTTCCATCTTTGG GGTCCCTTGCAGAGGAATATCTAAGAATGGACTCTTTGGTTGATGAAATAAATGCTTATACTTATTTATACCCAGTAGAGTTGCCATCTAAAAAGGTCATCTTTAAATG GGTAGAATCCAGAAAGCCAGAACGATATTCATCAGCTGCACCATTGTCTC CTGATGCACGCCTGCGCATTGTGTCTGAGCGTGTTGACATTATTGATAACTTGATCATCTCGGTTACA ATAGGTCCCCCAAATTTTCAGTTCATAAAATCTAAGGACAAGGGTACCTGGACTGCAAAAGATGTTGCCGATTCTGTTTTGTCAGACAAGTCTGCGCTG CGAGTCACCTCAAGTCAGCGATTGGCTGAGAGTTCAGTTCTTGATACCCATACCAGTGTA ACTGATGGTGAACCATACTGGTATTATGAATACCTTGTACGCAAGTCACCCACAAAAATT GCTCAAGAGTCAAATCTTTATTGGCACTATATTTCTTCAACAGTTGAACGAGATG ATATGGCTTCTCCATTTTCTGGACTTCTATTCACTCATAAGGAACTTAATTGCAGGTTATCTGTATACAATAAATGCTTCAACTCTTAG
- the LOC110650228 gene encoding psbP domain-containing protein 5, chloroplastic isoform X1: protein MAMVLLCSPSLLPPHHFLRNQSRTLLSEKKCKLKEKILIRSCASSSSSSKPNSLDGFFRRDFVLFGLSSSISIFFPSLGSLAEEYLRMDSLVDEINAYTYLYPVELPSKKVIFKWVESRKPERYSSAAPLSPDARLRIVSERVDIIDNLIISVTIGPPNFQFIKSKDKGTWTAKDVADSVLSDKSALRVTSSQRLAESSVLDTHTSVTDGEPYWYYEYLVRKSPTKIAQESNLYWHYISSTVERDVSTGKILFHWWNYIQLSLLKCSAYFADMASPFSGLLFTHKELNCRLSVYNKCFNS, encoded by the exons ATGGCAATGGTTCTTCTCTGCTCACCGTCTCTTCTCCCACCTCATCATTTTCTCAG GAATCAGAGTAGAACCTTGCTAAGCGAgaagaaatgcaagttaaaagagAAGATACTGATTCGCTCatgtgcttcttcttcttcttcttcgaaACCCAATTCACTAGATGGGTTTTTCAGAAGGGATTTCGTGCTTTTTGGTCTATCTTCTTCCATATCTATTTTCTTTCCATCTTTGG GGTCCCTTGCAGAGGAATATCTAAGAATGGACTCTTTGGTTGATGAAATAAATGCTTATACTTATTTATACCCAGTAGAGTTGCCATCTAAAAAGGTCATCTTTAAATG GGTAGAATCCAGAAAGCCAGAACGATATTCATCAGCTGCACCATTGTCTC CTGATGCACGCCTGCGCATTGTGTCTGAGCGTGTTGACATTATTGATAACTTGATCATCTCGGTTACA ATAGGTCCCCCAAATTTTCAGTTCATAAAATCTAAGGACAAGGGTACCTGGACTGCAAAAGATGTTGCCGATTCTGTTTTGTCAGACAAGTCTGCGCTG CGAGTCACCTCAAGTCAGCGATTGGCTGAGAGTTCAGTTCTTGATACCCATACCAGTGTA ACTGATGGTGAACCATACTGGTATTATGAATACCTTGTACGCAAGTCACCCACAAAAATT GCTCAAGAGTCAAATCTTTATTGGCACTATATTTCTTCAACAGTTGAACGAGATG TTTCAACTGGTAAGATCCTATTTCACTGGTGGAACTATATTCAATTGTCGCTCTTGAAATGTTCTGCATATTTTGCAGATATGGCTTCTCCATTTTCTGGACTTCTATTCACTCATAAGGAACTTAATTGCAGGTTATCTGTATACAATAAATGCTTCAACTCTTAG
- the LOC110650228 gene encoding psbP domain-containing protein 5, chloroplastic isoform X2, translating into MAMVLLCSPSLLPPHHFLRNQSRTLLSEKKCKLKEKILIRSCASSSSSSKPNSLDGFFRRDFVLFGLSSSISIFFPSLGSLAEEYLRMDSLVDEINAYTYLYPVELPSKKVIFKWVESRKPERYSSAAPLSPDARLRIVSERVDIIDNLIISVTIGPPNFQFIKSKDKGTWTAKDVADSVLSDKSALRVTSSQRLAESSVLDTHTSVTDGEPYWYYEYLVRKSPTKIAQESNLYWHYISSTVERDGYLYTINASTLSKQWNKMGPFLEKTVASFRLLPPTDRYVPPYKDPWRFW; encoded by the exons ATGGCAATGGTTCTTCTCTGCTCACCGTCTCTTCTCCCACCTCATCATTTTCTCAG GAATCAGAGTAGAACCTTGCTAAGCGAgaagaaatgcaagttaaaagagAAGATACTGATTCGCTCatgtgcttcttcttcttcttcttcgaaACCCAATTCACTAGATGGGTTTTTCAGAAGGGATTTCGTGCTTTTTGGTCTATCTTCTTCCATATCTATTTTCTTTCCATCTTTGG GGTCCCTTGCAGAGGAATATCTAAGAATGGACTCTTTGGTTGATGAAATAAATGCTTATACTTATTTATACCCAGTAGAGTTGCCATCTAAAAAGGTCATCTTTAAATG GGTAGAATCCAGAAAGCCAGAACGATATTCATCAGCTGCACCATTGTCTC CTGATGCACGCCTGCGCATTGTGTCTGAGCGTGTTGACATTATTGATAACTTGATCATCTCGGTTACA ATAGGTCCCCCAAATTTTCAGTTCATAAAATCTAAGGACAAGGGTACCTGGACTGCAAAAGATGTTGCCGATTCTGTTTTGTCAGACAAGTCTGCGCTG CGAGTCACCTCAAGTCAGCGATTGGCTGAGAGTTCAGTTCTTGATACCCATACCAGTGTA ACTGATGGTGAACCATACTGGTATTATGAATACCTTGTACGCAAGTCACCCACAAAAATT GCTCAAGAGTCAAATCTTTATTGGCACTATATTTCTTCAACAGTTGAACGAGATG GTTATCTGTATACAATAAATGCTTCAACTCTTAGCAAACAGTGGAAcaag ATGGGGCCTTTCCTGGAGAAAACTGTGGCTTCATTTCGCCTTCTCCCTCCCACGGATCGGTATGTACCTCCATATAAGGATCCATGGAGATTTTGGTGA